The genomic window AAAATTTCAAAATCATGAGCCGCGATGTATAATTGCGGGTTGTGAATAGTAAGCACTGATAACTCTATATCACTACTCTTGGTGTTTTTCAATAATTTGCCGTGTATTTCACGTCTATAGATATTTTAATATTCTAAAAAAACAAAGCTATGGCTCTTCATTTGAAATTAATACCAACAATATTATGTGGCGGTGCTGGCTCCCGTTTGTGGCCGGTTTCTCGTGAATTACATCCAAAACCGTTCATTCGATTGGCTGACGGACAAAGTCTGCTACAAAAAGCCTGGCTAAGAGGTGCGGTTTTGCCGGATGTCGCTGAGGTGCTAACAGTTACCAATCGCGAACTATTCTTCAAAACAGAAGATGAGTACCGCGAGATTGCTGGAGCCACATTCAAGAATCTACCAAATAGTTTCATTCTTGAGCCATTTGGTCGCAACACTGCGCCGGCGATTGCCGCAGCCGCTTTACACGTGGCGGCCAAACACGGTGATGATGCACTGATGCTGGTACTGGCAGCCGATCACTTAATCGCAGATCAAAATGCTTTCGCTGCTGCAGTCGCACAGGCGACTCTCATAGCGCAGCAGGGGAAATTGGTCACATTTGGCATCCAGCCGGATGCAGCAGAAACTGGTTATGGCTACATTGAGACAGAAGGTACTGCAGTTCGACGGTTTGTCGAAAAACCAAATCTAGAGAAAGCTCAAGAGTACTTGGCTACTGGTAGATATCTGTGGAATTCGGGTATGTTTTGCTTCGCCGCAGGTACCATTCTGCGCGAAATGGAACAACACTGCCCAGCAATTCTCGCTGCAGCTCGCAATTGCATGGATCGTGCAATTAAAGCCAACGGAGAAGGTTTCTCTCAAGTAGAGTTGACTCCTGACACTTTCAACTTGGTG from Undibacterium parvum includes these protein-coding regions:
- a CDS encoding mannose-1-phosphate guanylyltransferase/mannose-6-phosphate isomerase; this encodes MALHLKLIPTILCGGAGSRLWPVSRELHPKPFIRLADGQSLLQKAWLRGAVLPDVAEVLTVTNRELFFKTEDEYREIAGATFKNLPNSFILEPFGRNTAPAIAAAALHVAAKHGDDALMLVLAADHLIADQNAFAAAVAQATLIAQQGKLVTFGIQPDAAETGYGYIETEGTAVRRFVEKPNLEKAQEYLATGRYLWNSGMFCFAAGTILREMEQHCPAILAAARNCMDRAIKANGEGFSQVELTPDTFNLVPDDSIDYAVMEKSHNVAVVPCSIGWSDIGSWNAIGDLTKPDSKGNRIEGEVQLHDVDNCYIQSNERIVGAVGISNLIIVDTPDALLVADRSRAQDVKHIYASLKLQNHQAHKLHNTVHRPWGTYTVLEEASNFKIKRIEVKPGASLSLQMHHHRSEHWIVVSGMAKVINGSNELLISTNESTYIPAGHKHRLENPGVLDLVMIEVQSGEYLGEDDIVRFEDNYGRI